The genomic window GGTTCGCTGTCGTCGCGTTTCCGCGGTCTCGTTGGCGGACTCCGCTGTCACGTCCATTCGAATTCAATCCCGGTCCTTTTGCTGTCCCGAATCAACAATTCGAACGTGGACGCGAATCAGGAGGATCTCTCCAACCCCTTCGGCATGGACGAGGACTGCGAGAACTGCCCCGGCCTCGTCGAGCCGCGCTCGCAGGTCGTCCACGGCTACGGCGACGTCGGCGGCGACTTCCTGTTCGTCGGCGAGCGCCCCGACGCCGGCGCCGACGAGTCCGGCGTCCCCTTCACCAACGGCCCCGCGGGCGAGCGCCTGCTGGGGATCCTCCGCCGCTGCGGCCTCTGCGGGTCACCCGTCGATTCCACCGAGCCGGAACTCGCGAACGTCTACCTGACGAATCTCACGCGCTGCCGGCACCCCGAACGCCCGCCGACCGACGAGGAGATCACGAACTGCGAGCCGTTCCTCAACGCCGAGA from Salinarchaeum sp. Harcht-Bsk1 includes these protein-coding regions:
- a CDS encoding uracil-DNA glycosylase family protein, whose translation is MDANQEDLSNPFGMDEDCENCPGLVEPRSQVVHGYGDVGGDFLFVGERPDAGADESGVPFTNGPAGERLLGILRRCGLCGSPVDSTEPELANVYLTNLTRCRHPERPPTDEEITNCEPFLNAEIRMINPEILVPVGERALEWLVEDYTTTDPDDVSLPDAHGERLRGRGFELVPMVDPATMTDEQADDFVHDFSALMATDYRQTKGRRSR